The nucleotide window GGGAAAGAAGCTTGAAGTACAGGACTTCACATGTTGGGCATACGTCATTATTGATGCATACATAACCTATAAATTGATAGTATTGTTTATCTAATTATTGTACCACATTCACAAAGAACTTCAAGACTTCTCATGATTCATTGCATATTAAAAATAGCTCTTGGTGCCATGTAAGGTCTGCATGAGACGATGATAATGCTTAAATGCATTATTTTCGttctttctctctctcaaatGAATTAATTCCTGCTCCTAATAATTTAATGCTTCTGCAGGATCATGGGCTCTTATCAGCATCTAAGGAAGAATGGAAGTTGATTAAAGTGAGTGCTTTTCTAGAAGCTGACATCAATGGTGAGAGGTGTAACTCTAATGGACAAGAAGAAACTGCAGGAGATGGTCATATGGTAAACACGTTTTCACATACAAAATCAAATGAGTTGATCCTCAAAAACCTAGCAAAATCGGTTTTTGAACTGCAACAAACTGAGGATTCTGGTGATCTAACTGTTTCTGCTCTTTCACACGCCAGTGAGGTACCAATTCTCTACTACGTATTTCGTTTAATGCTTTCTGTTAATTTGTCTCTGCTCATTCCTTCTGCGATTTATTCTTTCCAATTGCAGCCTGTCAATGCATTGGATTCTTATGAAGGTAAGTTAAAGGGAACATGTTATGAGTAGTAATTCTcccattatattaatttttagattCGCTGTTAATACTGCATTCTCAAAACGCAGAGTTAGATGGAACCTATGAATATTTTGATAAAGGATCCTTTCTTGCAAGCATACCTGAGGACTTCATTTGTCCCCTCTCTGGAAAGTTATTTGAGGAACCAGTGACCCTGGAGACTGGACAAACCTTTGAGAAAGAAGTTATCAGGGAATGGTTTAATCTGCGAAACAGAACATGTCCTGTAACAGGGAAAACTTTGGAATGTCCAACTGTGCCATTTACCAATTTTATTTTGAAGCGTATTATTGATGGTTGGAAATTGGAGCATTGTAGTCATCTATTGGCTCTTGCCTCTCAAATATTTAGGAATTCAGGAAAGCATGACTCAAGGCAAAGGGATGAAACCGCAATGCTTATATTAGAGAGGCTTCTTACTACTTTCAGAAGGAAGGAAAGATTAGCAAATGCCAAACACCTTGTCTCTATAGGAGGCTTGGAATTTCTTATTAGGCGGATTAAATTGGGAAATGTGGAAGAGAAAACGCAAGTGGTAGCTTTCTTATCCTGTTGTATCGAAGCAGATGGAAGTTGCAGAAATCAGATAGCCCAAAAGATTGATAAACAGTGCCTCTTTGAGCTACTCCATAGCAAGCATCCTAATTCTAGAAGAAATGCAGTGTTTCTGATGACTGAATTACTTTGTCTTAGCAGGTATGTAATGTTTTTTCTTAGTAATTGTTGAGAACTACAGGCCTAGGAGTATGGGTCAATAAACAGACAGTCATCCATGCTGAACCGGGCTTGAAATTGGCTCTCCATCACCTAAATTGCCTAGGCCATCACCTAATTTGCCTAAGCCATTTTGGTTTGGTGTGTACCTGCACTTATATGCCCTTTATAATTCTCATGCCCTGGGGATGTAGGATTTTGTTCCCACCTTCAATATTTCAGTACTTCCCCTTTATAATTCTCATGCCCTTCTGATGTGGGTAGTTGTTACTTGCTATTGAATAGGGTGATCCATCTAACTTGGATCTGACTCCTATTGCATCTGCCCTTGAAGTTTAACTCTTCTTGACTAGCTTGTGTGGATCCACCTGAGTTTGGCTCCTCTTGACTTAGCTCACAAGTCTAAACCGTTGGGCCTCACTGCACAAATACCATGTTGAAAATCACGGGCCTAAAATTATGGATCAACAAATAGGAAAGCTTCGATGCTAAACTGGGCTTGAAATTGGGCTGTCACCAAAATTGTCTGAGCCATTTTAATTTGGTTTATCAATTCTTTGTGCCTTTTATAATATAATTCTCATGCACCACCAATGTGAGACTTTGTTCGCACTTCAATATTCCAACGCTATCCCTTTAAGTGTACTGTAGATGTGTGGGATTTTGTTCCCTTTGGTCTGTTTATGATGTGATTGCTGGAAAAGacattcttcaattctctttctTCAAAgctttcttttaataatttttagattAGTAGAAAATTAGAAGAGAATGACGGGTTGTGTTTCTTCGGCTTTGTGTCTTCTTTGCAGTTATTTGTCTCTCTAAACTTGTCACTACTGGTAATTCGAGCCAGAATTGTTACATTTTCTAATCCGCAATATCTTTCACTTCCTCCTTTTTAGAGTCATACACGCTCATAAACAAGAAGCATAAACTAAAACAACACACCACACCCACCCCCCCACCCcccatattctcttttaattagtTTATCCCTATATAATTTTTTCTTCTACCAGAAGTCAAAAAGCAATCAATCACATTTTCATGGACACTGTTCTGATGAGCCATAGCAACAATATCTTGTTTTCATGTTACAGGAGGAAGgatgttaaattatttttaagtggGTTGCGGAATGAGGAGATAATGAATACAATGCACATGTTGCTCATGTATCTTCAAAATTCTCCACCTGAGCAAAGGCCCTGGGTTGCTCTACTTCTTTTGCATCTTGATCTTTCGGTATGCTGCTTGAGCAGAAATTTGATGATATAAATTCATTCATTTTATCCATTTTTGCGGACCTTTTGTTCCATCCATCCAAACTGCTACTTCAGAAACTTTGACCGTGATCTTGCTGATATGTGTCATCTGTTGTAGGTTGAACCTCAGAAGTATAGCATATACAGAGAGGAAGCTGTTGATGCCATTGCAGCAGCGCTAGAAGATAGTTTAACTGATGAGAAGATCCGAGAAAAGTCTTGCAGAGCTCTTCTTGCCTTGGGAGGACGTTTTTCTGCTTCTGGGAAGTCATTGACAGAAAGTTGGATACTAAAGCAATCAGGGTTTAACAATAATTATGAAATGAATTCTCAAGAATACAATTTATCACTTGATGACTCTTTTTTATTGGTATGTTGATGCCTATGTTCCTTTCTCTACAAATCTCTCTCTATATCTCCTTCTAACGGTAATTGATTATTCAGAAAATCTGTACATATCTATTTAATGATCAGAATTGCTTTCAAAAATGTTTATCCTGGTTGTCATATTTTCTACAAACTTTGCATATATTTACAGCATAATGATTTGTTAGTGTAAGCGAAGAGTGAAAAGGTGTCATGATTGAATAAATTGAAGGCAAAAGTGTGGTGTTTTCCTGTTTGGTGTGTAAACTCAGCACCCAAGTTCTCATGGTACCTTGCTACTGATCTGATGCGTGGTGGCCTCTGATTTGGTTTGAAAAGTGCTTCATGAGTGAAGTTGCCTGATGTTATTatacataaaatattagaaatatattttgcatttttataTTAAGCATAaacatttaaatattatgaaacaCAAAAATTGAAGTTTTGATTCATTTGTTTTAGAAGAATCGCTGAATCATTTATCTGAAGTTCTTATTGTAAAAATTATAGGAAGATGAAGAAACTATCGATGAGTGGCTCAGGAACTTGTCAACATCTTTACTTGGTAATGGAAGGAAATCATTCTTAGAGGTCATTTCAAAGTGCTTAGCTTCTGGAAACTTAGATTTAGTGAAGGCATGCCTAACCACTATTGCATGGTTGAGCTGTGCACTTTCTGCACTATCTGATGCCGAGTTCCACCTCTCTGCCTTCTCCGCCCTCATATCTAATCtgaaagaaagcttggaaaatggTCACCGGATCGAGCACAAGGTTCTTGCTTCAATGTCATTGCTTAATTTCAGTAAGATTCCAGGTTAGCAAATCTTCTTAATGgcatacaatatatgtaaatatacCGAGTATAATCAAACATGCAGATTATGCAACAAAATTTTCAGGCTTTAGCATTTCTTTTAAGAATGAGTTTTACAGTTATTACATGAACTTTTATGTTGCAGAATGCAGGGTTTTGTTAATGACAATTGCAGAAGAGATTGCAGTTCCACTGCAAAGCCTGGTCGAATCAACATGGACAGCCAAGCAATTATATGCCATCATTTCTGGAGAATATGTTTAGCTAGTTAGGCAAACATGCTCTGCATCAACAAAATGTAACAATTTTTTCTAGCTTTAGCTCTTCTTTTGAACTCTGAAGTTTTAGTTATATCAAGGGTCATTAGATTATTAATGATAGCATTGAAGCAGCAAATATTTTGGAAGGAAAGGGGAATACTGACATCCAACAATAAAAAGGAGATCACGATGTTGATACTATTACCAGCCTTAGAGAATGCTCAGGACAAAGAATGCTTTTCTAAATTGTAAAATAACTGAATTGCCTTGGAGTTACTGGTTCTGTTTAAGGTAAATTACAAAAGTCCATCAAATTTCGCTTTTTATAATAGTTTAGCCTACATAGATTTAATATTTGTAACAATTTAATTTCTCGAATTTATATTGATTGCTTCAATGTAACATAATGACTATTCTATTAACAAAAACATACTTTAGAGATTAACTTGTTTCTcattaaaaatagagaaattaaattgtgatttttTTGTCATAtctcaaaaaataaattataatactaaaaaaaattacagaGCATTAAATTGAAAAGTTTTTAATTGaagggaatatatatatatatatatatatatatatatatatatatatatatatatatatatatatataagttctttCTTGAGGTTCTTAACCACATTCAAGATCCCCAAGTCCAAAAGGATTATCTTCTGAAACTCTAAGAGTCTTTTGAGCCCTCGCCCTCTAACCCTTCTTCAAAAGCCAATAACACCTATGACCTCACGGCCATTCTTCAAAAAGCCAAAACAAATAAAGTCTAAACCCCTACTTCGATCATCCAAGAGCTCCAAACCGAGATTAAACCATCAAAACCGAACTTAAACAACTCCAAGCCAAGCAAACAGAAAACTCAGCTATCATACAACATCTTCTTAAGAGATtttctgaagaagaagaagaccctGAGCCTGAAATTGAAATACCTCAACTTTCCAATCTTCAAAATATTTCAGAAAATTTTCTCTCTGTTTTAAAGCAAGACACTTTCCAAAAGTATTTGATCAAAATCACTTTGAAAATTTCTGATGATTAGTCTTGGCAAGGTTTGGTGTTTGAGGAAGAAGGCTTTTCATAAGAAATATCAAATTGTTGACAAAAAGAGCCAAGTTCTTTCTTTGTCTTGTGCATCTCCCATTTCAGCTACTTTTGAAGTTTAAGATCTTAATAGATCTTTAATCCTTCCTTTTGAGTGTAATTCATGAGTTCACCATAAGTTAACTGATGATAAAGAATTCGGTCATTGAAATGCTCCTTCATTTTATTTCTGACCTTTTCTCCAAAGAGCAGAGGGAGACCGGCTAGAAACTTTTCTTTCTAAAAGGGCTTATTGGAATCTTCACGAAGCATAACTCTTGTAAGAAAGGTATCTTTATACCATTTGAAGTCGCTAAACTTTTTGCATCTGAGGTTGGAGAGAGGCTCAGCATTTTTATCTTTGAGATGTGATGGATCTCCAACAAAGTGAAGGGTAAGTGCAAGGATAAGTGTGGCAACAACATTTTGAATGGGTCTTCCTTGCTTGTCAAGGATCGACTCTTGATCTTCATCAAGTTCAAGCTTCTGTTGTGGAGTGAGATAATAATCCCACCATCGTTTAAGCTGGACTGAGAATCATGCAATAAGAAGTTCAGCAATAGCCTGATCAGAGGTGCTTGTCTACGTTAGATAGGCATTGGCTGCCATATTCATTTGCTGGAAGATGTTAAGGACGTTGTACTTAGAAattccatctatgttcca belongs to Hevea brasiliensis isolate MT/VB/25A 57/8 chromosome 4, ASM3005281v1, whole genome shotgun sequence and includes:
- the LOC110653464 gene encoding putative E3 ubiquitin-protein ligase LIN-1, whose protein sequence is MASSLEDLLVEEGFRGRRSGMTSRASFRAEAVIKSLHPSRDKSKTYSPSGLSGRRIKTERTRSDVSRYVLRGELPRSDSSLSRRPRDNLVSREKIDGKSKIETWERPVHRVSNDVQNNKTLNSEDSDGCEITEIGVEEDERVKDIYSDRAYNSETSEKSAEGNRWKQMYIEKKGNNIKVDQTGSSNSNKNLLKYTAFTDSNKKSMRQPDPSYDSSIRSSKNAKNFEDDQGMKHENLSLPFSKLALDEVAVRAMVSILNGYIKRFLKDEEFRSTLCHNCFSSLNFMENGQDHNIKSKVITNLEQAIDIVEKATEEAASTKDLKKASLQLRMITSLNSNGLKDGYTSGIPNSRLSACAHLYLSVIYKLQKKDRVSARYLLQVFCDSPFPARTLLLTELWDYLFFPHLSHLKGWYNQEADSLLNTPSKMRKLKLLDKVYNEILDSSTYQLAVYYKDWLTEGVEAPSLPSIHIPTLSVQEVQQADSQDHSSGLSRSSDNFSPQPMVSKKLYESVFGHSSKPEAEYDGEAHNFNNVATSSDGSAAEVKQTLTYPSEIVKYLDQDMGNDYCKNEEDNTILSDHGLLSASKEEWKLIKVSAFLEADINGERCNSNGQEETAGDGHMVNTFSHTKSNELILKNLAKSVFELQQTEDSGDLTVSALSHASEPVNALDSYEELDGTYEYFDKGSFLASIPEDFICPLSGKLFEEPVTLETGQTFEKEVIREWFNLRNRTCPVTGKTLECPTVPFTNFILKRIIDGWKLEHCSHLLALASQIFRNSGKHDSRQRDETAMLILERLLTTFRRKERLANAKHLVSIGGLEFLIRRIKLGNVEEKTQVVAFLSCCIEADGSCRNQIAQKIDKQCLFELLHSKHPNSRRNAVFLMTELLCLSRRKDVKLFLSGLRNEEIMNTMHMLLMYLQNSPPEQRPWVALLLLHLDLSVEPQKYSIYREEAVDAIAAALEDSLTDEKIREKSCRALLALGGRFSASGKSLTESWILKQSGFNNNYEMNSQEYNLSLDDSFLLEDEETIDEWLRNLSTSLLGNGRKSFLEVISKCLASGNLDLVKACLTTIAWLSCALSALSDAEFHLSAFSALISNLKESLENGHRIEHKVLASMSLLNFSKIPECRVLLMTIAEEIAVPLQSLVESTWTAKQLYAIISGEYV